In Ammoniphilus sp. CFH 90114, a genomic segment contains:
- a CDS encoding YciI family protein: MLYVALLTIIDEDINTRSRPAHLQYIDGLYRQEKVVYAGPFTDGKGGMVIYRADSYEEAKKMAEEDPVVIEKARTLELREWNPLAFPLPK; the protein is encoded by the coding sequence TTGTTATATGTAGCCCTGTTAACGATCATTGATGAGGACATCAATACAAGGAGCCGTCCTGCTCATCTCCAATATATCGATGGACTCTATCGGCAGGAAAAAGTAGTTTATGCAGGTCCTTTTACAGACGGAAAAGGGGGAATGGTAATCTACCGAGCAGATAGTTACGAAGAGGCCAAAAAGATGGCGGAGGAAGATCCCGTTGTCATCGAAAAAGCCCGTACCTTGGAATTGCGGGAGTGGAATCCTTTGGCATTTCCCTTACCCAAATAG
- a CDS encoding AAA family ATPase, which yields MFLRRVTLLKEKIQDMKSYPFSVSAIKDMETLDLDHEVTFFVGENGSGKSTLLEAIAYQCEFNTAGGGRNNAHDVDSSQAALGDYIRLSWLPKVNQGFFLRSESFYHFATHLDQLAQDDPTFNYEGYGGRSLHHQSHGESFLSLFLNRFRGRGIYLLDEPEAALSPARQLAFLRIIHQLVSTGNAQFIIATHSPILLGYPKAKIYSFDSEVIESVSYEDTEHYQITKGFLNRKERYLEELFKKEEESEEG from the coding sequence CTGTTTTTACGTAGAGTAACTCTTTTAAAAGAGAAAATTCAGGACATGAAGTCCTATCCGTTCTCTGTTTCAGCTATAAAAGATATGGAAACATTGGATTTAGATCATGAAGTAACCTTTTTTGTAGGGGAAAATGGTTCCGGAAAATCAACACTACTTGAGGCTATTGCCTATCAGTGTGAGTTTAATACCGCAGGAGGTGGAAGAAACAATGCACATGACGTGGACTCCTCCCAGGCTGCATTAGGGGATTACATTCGTCTTTCTTGGTTACCTAAAGTCAATCAAGGATTCTTTTTAAGATCAGAAAGTTTTTATCATTTTGCAACGCATCTTGATCAACTAGCCCAAGACGATCCGACGTTTAATTATGAAGGGTACGGAGGTAGGTCTTTACATCACCAATCCCATGGCGAATCTTTTTTATCCCTATTTCTAAACCGTTTTAGGGGAAGGGGAATATATCTTCTAGATGAGCCGGAGGCGGCCTTATCACCAGCTCGGCAACTCGCTTTTTTGAGGATTATTCACCAACTAGTCAGTACAGGAAACGCTCAATTTATCATCGCCACACATTCACCGATTCTTCTAGGCTATCCAAAGGCCAAGATCTATAGTTTTGATTCCGAAGTTATTGAAAGTGTCAGTTATGAAGACACGGAGCACTATCAAATTACAAAAGGGTTCCTAAATAGAAAGGAAAGGTATCTCGAAGAGCTGTTTAAAAAGGAAGAGGAGTCGGAAGAAGGGTAG
- the hprK gene encoding HPr(Ser) kinase/phosphatase — translation MKKITVEKLIERFSLKVIAGENQLQKTITQSRVHRPGLEFVGHFDFFPTERVQILGRKEINYLHKLSVEERKVRIGNIVQYHPPCFIVTAGEEGLTYLKHHCIEEGIPLLVTNKVETTSEFMIKLDAYLVKELASEMAIHGVCVNVSGIGILLRGHSGVGKSETAHTLIGRGHRLVADDIVVLKKLSPQTLLGTHDEKTKEFLALRSIGLLNVVRMYGRRAFQDETRIALDIKLMKWQKDALNNELEQEPRYTEYMGVKIPSIEIQLQPGRDVAGLIEAAANNWYLRQQGYSAAEEFLSRIQADFENSSEG, via the coding sequence TTGAAGAAGATAACAGTAGAAAAACTGATTGAGAGATTTTCATTGAAAGTGATTGCTGGTGAAAACCAGTTGCAGAAGACGATTACACAATCACGTGTTCATCGTCCTGGTCTAGAATTTGTTGGACATTTTGATTTTTTTCCAACGGAGAGGGTTCAAATTCTAGGAAGAAAAGAAATCAACTATTTACATAAGTTAAGTGTAGAAGAGCGTAAAGTTCGTATTGGAAATATCGTTCAGTATCACCCGCCATGTTTTATTGTTACCGCAGGTGAAGAAGGGCTTACCTATTTGAAACATCATTGTATAGAAGAGGGAATTCCCTTGTTAGTGACGAACAAAGTGGAGACGACTTCCGAATTTATGATTAAATTGGATGCCTATTTAGTTAAGGAATTAGCATCTGAAATGGCGATTCATGGAGTTTGTGTTAATGTGTCTGGGATTGGAATACTCCTTCGTGGCCACTCAGGCGTTGGGAAAAGCGAGACGGCGCACACACTCATTGGTCGGGGACATCGATTAGTTGCGGATGATATCGTCGTGCTAAAAAAACTAAGTCCGCAAACTCTTCTGGGTACGCATGATGAAAAGACCAAAGAATTTTTGGCACTTCGCAGTATTGGGTTGCTAAATGTGGTCCGCATGTACGGAAGGAGGGCTTTTCAAGATGAAACACGAATTGCCCTAGATATTAAATTAATGAAATGGCAAAAAGACGCATTAAACAACGAATTAGAGCAGGAGCCTCGTTATACTGAGTATATGGGTGTGAAGATTCCTTCTATTGAAATTCAACTTCAACCAGGCCGTGATGTTGCAGGATTAATTGAAGCAGCGGCAAATAATTGGTATCTAAGACAGCAGGGATACAGTGCAGCAGAAGAGTTTTTGAGTAGAATTCAAGCTGATTTTGAGAATTCTAGTGAGGGATAG
- a CDS encoding NADPH:quinone reductase, with translation MKAIQITEFGGPEVLKLADVREPTPARNEVRVRLFAAGVNPNETYIRTGTYSFLIPDLPYTPGFDGAGIVDAIGDGVEHLKIGDRVFVAALLAKRNTGTYAQKVVCDAHAVHRLPDAISYQAGASLGIPALTAYRALFHRAKIKPGETVLIHGASGGVGVLAVQMAKGIGATVIGTASTEDGFALVKASGATHVLHHITEDSMSAILSLTNDRGPDVIIEFLANVNLETDLKIIAPYGRIVVVGNRGSLEINPRLAMMKEADILGLALWNALPHEYKESLHAVEAFLESGILHPEIGVELPLEDAAKAHEQIVSQKAQGKIVLAID, from the coding sequence ATGAAAGCAATTCAAATTACAGAGTTTGGCGGACCTGAAGTCTTGAAATTGGCAGATGTACGTGAGCCTACCCCAGCAAGAAATGAGGTACGGGTTAGACTGTTTGCTGCGGGTGTCAATCCGAATGAAACTTATATTCGTACGGGTACCTACTCTTTTTTAATTCCTGATTTGCCGTACACCCCTGGATTCGATGGGGCTGGAATTGTCGATGCCATTGGCGATGGGGTAGAACATCTTAAAATCGGAGACCGCGTCTTTGTCGCGGCCTTGCTTGCCAAGCGCAACACCGGAACTTACGCCCAAAAGGTCGTTTGCGATGCCCATGCTGTCCACCGCTTGCCAGATGCCATTTCCTATCAGGCAGGTGCATCTCTTGGTATTCCAGCCTTAACGGCTTACAGGGCGTTATTTCACAGAGCCAAGATCAAACCGGGTGAAACCGTGCTAATCCATGGGGCGAGCGGCGGCGTTGGTGTATTAGCCGTTCAGATGGCCAAAGGAATCGGTGCGACCGTGATTGGTACAGCAAGTACAGAAGATGGTTTTGCTTTGGTGAAAGCTTCAGGAGCCACTCATGTACTCCACCATATCACCGAGGACTCTATGTCTGCTATCCTGTCTCTGACAAATGATAGAGGGCCAGACGTCATCATTGAATTTTTGGCCAATGTAAATTTAGAGACGGATCTGAAGATTATTGCTCCCTATGGTCGCATCGTTGTAGTGGGTAACCGCGGCAGCCTGGAGATTAATCCGAGATTAGCCATGATGAAAGAAGCCGATATTTTAGGGTTAGCCCTTTGGAATGCGCTTCCTCATGAGTACAAGGAAAGTTTACACGCGGTTGAGGCCTTCCTGGAATCTGGAATCCTTCATCCGGAAATTGGAGTTGAACTCCCTCTAGAGGATGCAGCAAAAGCGCATGAACAAATAGTAAGCCAAAAAGCCCAAGGAAAGATTGTACTTGCCATTGATTAG
- a CDS encoding cupin domain-containing protein: MHYLPPKNYSYPYYYYVNTPIHYSDYLAINHQVNNEQVEAIQAGIKREATALDFYSRLADAAPNQQHKTEILQALEVKKTHFSQFHNLYLSLTGRAPQYQFNTVNFKTYREGLQKAHDAGVEAYEEYRKNGMSSQNPLIQNVFIHASTGEKQNVTRLESLKRSSIKDYGSQPFVVDIEKVTKQNKTFRTALWTGKHLQLTLMSIGVGEDIGLESHPNLDQFLRIEEGEGLVQMGDSKSKLDYQQKVSADYAILVPAGKWHNLTNTGNIPIKLYSIYAPPQHPFGTVHETKAIAMAAEEDHDH, from the coding sequence ATGCATTATCTTCCTCCAAAAAATTACTCATATCCTTATTATTATTATGTTAACACTCCGATCCATTACTCCGATTATTTGGCTATAAATCATCAAGTAAATAATGAACAAGTGGAAGCAATACAAGCTGGAATAAAAAGAGAAGCTACAGCCCTTGATTTTTATAGCCGATTAGCTGATGCAGCACCGAATCAACAGCATAAAACTGAGATTCTTCAGGCCTTAGAAGTCAAAAAGACACATTTCAGCCAATTTCATAATCTATACTTATCACTGACGGGAAGAGCACCTCAATACCAATTTAATACAGTGAATTTTAAAACTTATAGAGAAGGTCTTCAAAAGGCCCACGACGCAGGAGTTGAGGCCTATGAGGAATACCGAAAGAATGGTATGTCGAGTCAAAATCCTCTCATTCAAAATGTTTTTATACATGCTTCTACAGGTGAAAAACAGAATGTTACACGACTAGAATCCTTAAAGAGATCATCTATCAAAGATTATGGTTCACAGCCATTTGTCGTAGATATTGAGAAGGTTACTAAACAAAATAAGACGTTCCGTACGGCGTTATGGACTGGGAAACATCTGCAATTGACTCTAATGAGTATTGGGGTTGGAGAAGATATTGGCTTAGAGTCTCATCCTAATCTTGATCAATTCCTCCGTATTGAAGAAGGGGAGGGGCTCGTTCAAATGGGGGACAGTAAGTCGAAATTAGACTATCAACAAAAAGTATCTGCAGATTACGCGATACTTGTACCTGCAGGTAAATGGCATAATCTAACCAATACTGGCAACATCCCTATCAAGCTTTATTCCATTTATGCTCCGCCTCAGCATCCATTTGGAACTGTTCATGAGACGAAAGCCATTGCTATGGCAGCGGAAGAGGATCATGATCACTAA
- a CDS encoding transcriptional regulator, whose product MKIKVAAIGPYDFVKDIIEIAQAFPELEMLPLGYTDIGQTQDLVEGCFHEVEALLFAGPIPYQIARERVSDQKTMIYLPHDGTSLYRLFFQMLRENSEFFQEKKLRLSVDIIKKEEIFKRLEELEIEVEEIYVKDYDLSATAEKEIMEFHYQLWTEQQIDAVFTCVTSVYKKLRELGVACYRIVPTKSTIHDCLQRVQLEGQSAYLADTQLAIGILHVENFSAKQASSEYEIQRKKLALQQLLIDYGEETQSLMNWTDRDEITFVTTRGVMERSTNGFSRFTLLNQIHDQLNLRVSVGVGLGRTANEAEQKAREALSKSKISGGGNCYIVMPYGNVLGPLDHHYQMEYSVRSDDEERLKWARLSGLSVGTINKMISFCETNGSWKITSVELANGFGITIRSARRLLSRLEQCKLAKLVGEEQPVSKGRPRQLYHLTFQVPDDISS is encoded by the coding sequence ATGAAGATCAAGGTTGCGGCCATTGGTCCGTACGATTTTGTTAAGGACATTATTGAAATTGCTCAGGCGTTTCCAGAGCTGGAGATGCTTCCCCTTGGATATACGGATATCGGTCAAACTCAAGATCTAGTTGAAGGATGTTTTCATGAAGTGGAAGCCCTTTTATTTGCGGGACCGATTCCCTATCAGATTGCAAGGGAACGCGTGAGTGACCAGAAGACAATGATATACCTTCCTCATGATGGTACAAGTCTGTACCGGTTATTTTTTCAGATGCTGAGAGAGAATAGTGAATTCTTTCAGGAGAAAAAATTGCGATTAAGCGTGGACATTATAAAAAAGGAAGAAATTTTCAAAAGACTTGAGGAGCTAGAGATTGAGGTAGAGGAGATTTACGTAAAAGATTATGATCTTAGTGCAACGGCAGAAAAAGAGATCATGGAGTTCCATTATCAATTGTGGACGGAGCAGCAGATTGATGCAGTGTTTACCTGTGTAACATCGGTGTATAAAAAGCTACGTGAGTTAGGTGTTGCTTGCTACCGCATTGTTCCAACAAAATCTACCATTCATGATTGTTTACAACGCGTTCAACTAGAAGGGCAAAGTGCTTATTTGGCTGATACACAGCTTGCCATCGGAATATTACACGTAGAAAATTTCTCAGCTAAGCAGGCTTCTTCTGAGTACGAGATTCAACGCAAGAAGCTGGCCCTTCAACAGCTGCTTATTGACTACGGAGAAGAGACGCAATCTCTTATGAATTGGACTGATCGAGATGAGATTACCTTTGTGACAACACGTGGTGTCATGGAACGGTCAACTAATGGCTTTAGCCGCTTTACGTTACTGAATCAAATTCATGATCAATTGAATTTACGTGTCAGTGTAGGGGTAGGCTTAGGTCGTACAGCAAATGAGGCAGAACAAAAGGCGAGAGAGGCTTTGTCTAAATCAAAGATCAGTGGAGGGGGGAACTGTTATATCGTCATGCCTTATGGAAATGTTCTTGGTCCCTTGGACCATCATTATCAAATGGAATATTCCGTTCGTTCAGATGACGAGGAGCGACTTAAATGGGCTAGACTATCCGGGCTTAGTGTAGGGACGATTAATAAAATGATTTCGTTTTGTGAGACGAATGGTTCATGGAAAATCACATCTGTGGAGTTGGCGAATGGCTTTGGAATTACAATTCGTAGTGCAAGAAGATTGCTGAGCCGCTTGGAGCAATGTAAGCTGGCTAAGCTCGTCGGCGAAGAGCAACCTGTAAGTAAAGGAAGGCCAAGACAGCTTTATCATTTAACGTTTCAAGTACCGGATGATATAAGTAGTTAA
- a CDS encoding amidohydrolase family protein: MYDVIIQNGFVCDGSGNPWTKLDVGISDGRIKKIGKLQGEDAKQVIDASGQIVAPGFIDTHVHSDLWCTQPSVHKIKVLQGVTTELLGQDGISVAPVSEATKPLWQKQLKGLNGDIGEWPWNTVEEYLQFLGQSQLAGNVTYLVPHGGVRSMVMGFEGREATASEIEQMQVLVEEAMSQGAFGVSSGIQYPPCAFANKQELVAICKGAAKYDGCFVVHIRNESNLSLEALDEVIDAARQSGVRLHVSHFKVCGSINRDKLGPALVKLEEAREEGIEVTFDQYPYTAASTVFHAILPPWMHDGGTEEMLSRLKDPLLRERAKQDMLHNGEYDNTVRNNGWKNIIIAAVSTDKNRHLEGRSVAELGELRGIDPADAAMDLLLEEEAAVTMIIHWGVEVDIMKAMRHPLQMVGSDGVFGGKPHPRLYGSFPRVLGRYARDKEAFPIWEAVRKMTGAPAQLLRLKDRGFLREGYWADVVVFDPRKIVDQATYDQPKQEALGISYVWVNGHLAVNHGVFTEVTAGQVIKYK; this comes from the coding sequence ATGTATGACGTAATTATTCAAAATGGATTTGTATGTGATGGGTCGGGTAATCCTTGGACAAAACTTGATGTGGGTATCTCCGATGGAAGAATCAAAAAAATAGGCAAGCTTCAGGGTGAAGACGCTAAGCAAGTCATTGATGCCTCGGGGCAAATTGTAGCACCCGGGTTTATTGATACCCATGTTCATTCGGATTTATGGTGCACCCAACCTTCAGTTCATAAGATTAAGGTTCTTCAAGGCGTAACTACTGAGTTGCTTGGACAGGATGGAATATCAGTCGCTCCCGTCTCTGAGGCGACGAAGCCTCTTTGGCAAAAGCAACTCAAGGGGTTGAATGGGGATATTGGAGAATGGCCATGGAATACAGTAGAGGAGTACCTTCAATTCCTTGGACAGTCCCAATTGGCTGGCAATGTTACCTATCTAGTACCTCACGGAGGGGTACGTTCCATGGTTATGGGCTTCGAAGGAAGGGAGGCTACGGCATCGGAAATTGAGCAAATGCAGGTACTAGTGGAAGAAGCCATGAGTCAAGGTGCATTTGGTGTTTCATCAGGAATTCAGTACCCACCTTGTGCTTTTGCCAATAAACAAGAGCTGGTGGCGATATGTAAGGGGGCAGCTAAATATGACGGGTGTTTTGTGGTGCATATCCGTAATGAAAGCAACCTAAGCTTAGAAGCTCTTGATGAGGTTATTGATGCAGCACGGCAGTCAGGAGTTAGACTCCACGTCTCCCATTTTAAAGTTTGCGGAAGCATCAATAGAGACAAGCTAGGGCCTGCCCTAGTCAAGTTGGAAGAAGCCAGAGAAGAAGGGATAGAGGTAACATTTGACCAATATCCATATACAGCTGCCTCTACAGTGTTTCATGCCATTTTACCGCCATGGATGCATGATGGGGGTACGGAAGAGATGCTTTCTCGACTAAAGGATCCACTTTTGAGAGAGAGAGCGAAGCAAGATATGTTACATAACGGGGAATATGATAATACCGTTCGGAACAATGGATGGAAGAATATTATCATAGCCGCAGTCTCTACTGATAAAAATCGCCATCTAGAAGGACGAAGCGTGGCCGAGCTTGGTGAACTAAGAGGTATTGATCCGGCAGATGCGGCTATGGATTTACTACTAGAAGAAGAAGCAGCGGTTACGATGATTATTCATTGGGGTGTGGAAGTAGATATTATGAAGGCAATGAGACATCCTTTACAAATGGTTGGCTCGGACGGTGTGTTTGGAGGAAAGCCGCATCCACGTTTATATGGATCTTTTCCACGTGTTTTAGGTCGATATGCGAGAGACAAGGAAGCATTTCCGATATGGGAAGCAGTTAGAAAAATGACAGGGGCACCAGCACAGCTACTGCGGCTAAAAGACCGTGGTTTTTTAAGAGAAGGGTATTGGGCTGATGTTGTTGTATTCGATCCACGTAAGATTGTAGATCAAGCTACTTACGATCAGCCGAAGCAAGAAGCTCTTGGGATTTCATATGTTTGGGTCAATGGTCATTTGGCTGTCAATCACGGTGTATTCACCGAGGTCACTGCTGGACAAGTGATTAAATATAAATAA
- a CDS encoding ABC transporter substrate-binding protein, translating into MRKIGILWLVMIMVIVGCSSSPSSTSDPGKEATPEAKGATAKADLRVAVSAAPPTLDLYKTTATSAIQVGWHIFESLVTLDEQYQVSPLIAESIDTSEDGKTITFAIRKGLKFHNGKELTSEDILASVNRWKAESNNGKTALGNAVIEAKDSHALVVKLDPKGPSAALVLTLMAFPHQGLAVMPKEVIEGADEQGAKEFIGTGPFQFVEWKQDQYIHLKKFADYQPLQQPASGWAGKKEALVENLYFIPVPDPATRVAGIQSGEYDFADDVPIDNYLMLKDDPNLVMSIAKPRRWNGLLFNNKNGVFSNQKVRQAVNAAVDLDTVMMAAVGDKEFYRLDHGLMYPEQAWYVEDGKENYNQKDADKAKKLLEEAGYKGEPVTILATRDYEFLYKTAVVIKDQLEKMGIPANLEVYDWPTLIKRRSDEKAWDIVFTFFPIYTNPTQPVFIDSRNNYAGWYNNPAMDQLLDQIRVSSNFEEQREIFKKVQSTFWEDVPLIKLGDMHGLSAYRTNVKGYTYFYDIFFWNVSVE; encoded by the coding sequence ATGAGAAAGATTGGAATCTTGTGGCTCGTAATGATCATGGTGATCGTAGGGTGTTCCTCATCTCCATCCTCTACTTCTGATCCGGGGAAAGAGGCGACACCAGAAGCCAAAGGAGCGACCGCAAAAGCGGATTTGCGTGTGGCAGTTTCCGCGGCTCCACCCACATTGGATCTATATAAGACAACCGCGACATCAGCTATTCAAGTGGGATGGCATATTTTCGAATCACTTGTGACGCTGGATGAGCAGTACCAAGTTTCTCCATTGATAGCTGAGTCCATTGACACGAGTGAGGATGGCAAAACGATTACCTTTGCTATACGTAAAGGCTTAAAGTTTCACAATGGTAAAGAACTTACTTCAGAAGATATATTAGCCTCCGTCAATCGCTGGAAAGCGGAATCCAATAATGGGAAAACAGCTTTAGGAAATGCCGTTATAGAGGCAAAGGACTCACATGCGCTAGTGGTTAAATTGGATCCGAAAGGTCCTTCTGCGGCATTAGTGCTTACTCTGATGGCCTTCCCTCACCAAGGGCTAGCAGTTATGCCGAAGGAAGTCATTGAAGGAGCCGACGAGCAAGGAGCCAAGGAATTCATCGGAACTGGACCTTTCCAATTTGTGGAGTGGAAGCAGGATCAGTATATCCATTTGAAGAAGTTTGCTGACTATCAGCCTTTACAACAGCCAGCTAGCGGATGGGCTGGGAAGAAGGAAGCTCTAGTTGAAAATCTCTATTTTATCCCTGTACCAGACCCGGCAACACGTGTAGCTGGTATTCAATCTGGGGAGTATGATTTTGCTGACGATGTACCGATTGATAATTATCTAATGCTCAAGGATGATCCGAATTTGGTCATGTCGATTGCCAAGCCTCGACGTTGGAATGGACTACTTTTTAACAACAAGAACGGAGTATTTTCTAATCAAAAAGTTAGGCAAGCTGTGAATGCAGCTGTAGATTTGGATACGGTCATGATGGCGGCCGTTGGTGATAAGGAATTCTATCGATTGGACCATGGTCTCATGTATCCAGAACAAGCCTGGTATGTTGAAGATGGAAAAGAGAATTACAATCAAAAGGATGCCGATAAAGCTAAAAAGCTTCTAGAAGAAGCCGGATACAAGGGAGAGCCTGTTACGATCTTAGCAACGAGAGACTATGAGTTCCTTTATAAAACCGCAGTAGTGATTAAAGATCAATTAGAAAAGATGGGGATTCCTGCAAATTTAGAAGTATACGATTGGCCTACGCTCATTAAGCGTCGTTCTGATGAAAAAGCTTGGGATATCGTATTTACGTTTTTCCCTATTTATACGAATCCAACTCAACCGGTCTTTATTGACTCTCGCAACAACTATGCAGGGTGGTATAATAACCCAGCTATGGACCAATTGCTAGATCAAATACGTGTATCTTCAAACTTCGAAGAGCAACGTGAGATATTCAAAAAGGTTCAGAGCACTTTCTGGGAGGACGTTCCTCTTATTAAGCTTGGAGATATGCACGGGTTATCGGCTTACCGGACTAATGTGAAAGGATATACCTACTTCTATGATATTTTCTTCTGGAATGTTTCAGTTGAATAG
- the nikB gene encoding nickel ABC transporter permease has protein sequence MLGWYVLKRVSSLLPVLLVVAVVVFVIIHLTPGDPASVILGSQATEEELAKLREQLGLNLPIYLQFLQWFGGVLIGDLGYSIIMRMPVSEAIWEHLGPTVSLTLLAEGIAILVAIPLGIAAARNRGSWMDQMLMMTALVGISLPSFWIGLTLILIFAVQLGWLPSSGYQPLSNGLVNHFKYLILPAITLGIMQAALIARITRSSMLEVMNENYIRTAEAKGLKQRKVIYKHALRNAFVPILTIIGLSFATLIGGAVVTETVFNIPGIGKLVVNSVVKRDYPVIQGAVLMIAGAYVFINLIVDILYAYIDPRIRFDKN, from the coding sequence ATGCTTGGATGGTATGTCCTAAAAAGAGTATCCAGTCTTTTACCTGTTTTGCTAGTAGTTGCGGTTGTCGTTTTTGTGATCATCCACCTAACGCCAGGTGACCCTGCTTCTGTCATTTTAGGTTCCCAGGCTACGGAAGAAGAGTTGGCTAAGCTGCGAGAGCAGCTTGGCCTTAACCTTCCTATTTATCTTCAATTTCTACAATGGTTTGGCGGTGTTTTAATTGGCGATCTGGGCTATTCCATTATTATGCGTATGCCGGTATCGGAAGCGATATGGGAGCATCTAGGGCCTACGGTCTCTTTGACTCTTCTTGCTGAGGGAATTGCGATTCTAGTTGCCATTCCTTTAGGTATTGCGGCGGCAAGAAATCGTGGATCATGGATGGATCAAATGCTTATGATGACTGCCTTAGTTGGAATATCATTGCCAAGTTTCTGGATTGGATTAACCTTAATTCTCATTTTTGCGGTTCAGTTAGGTTGGCTCCCTTCTTCAGGCTATCAGCCCTTATCCAACGGATTAGTCAATCACTTTAAATACTTGATTTTGCCCGCGATAACGCTAGGAATTATGCAAGCGGCTCTAATCGCTCGAATTACCCGTTCCTCTATGCTCGAGGTGATGAATGAAAATTATATTCGTACTGCAGAGGCTAAAGGGTTAAAACAACGAAAGGTTATTTACAAGCATGCCTTGCGCAACGCTTTTGTCCCAATCCTTACAATTATTGGTTTATCTTTTGCCACATTGATTGGTGGTGCCGTCGTCACCGAAACGGTCTTTAACATCCCGGGTATCGGTAAGCTTGTTGTGAATTCCGTCGTAAAACGGGATTACCCGGTTATTCAGGGAGCAGTGCTTATGATAGCTGGAGCCTACGTCTTTATTAATTTAATTGTCGATATACTATATGCCTATATCGATCCCCGAATTAGGTTTGATAAAAATTAG
- a CDS encoding ABC transporter permease gives METVTTSTLFSRQAKVVVRRIIQNRLALVGFILVLFVTCVALFAPILAPHDPLEMKVENRLQAPSTSYWFGTDEFGRDLLSRVIYGSQTSMIVGFTVVMITSVCGLVMGLYSAYYRRLDNVLMRINDGLMAFPAILLAIAIMAALGPRLENVIIALSIVYTPTVARTIRSAAIVVRELSYIEAIRALGGKSWRIIWLHMAPNCLSPLIVQASFIFAYAVIIEASLSFLGAGTPPPSPSWGNIISDGKILLRQAWWMTAFPGIAIMITVLGLNLLGDGLRDLLDPHTSKAK, from the coding sequence ATGGAGACGGTAACGACATCTACTTTATTTTCTCGGCAAGCGAAGGTGGTTGTTCGGCGAATCATTCAAAACCGCCTTGCCCTTGTAGGGTTTATCTTAGTATTGTTTGTAACTTGTGTGGCTTTATTTGCTCCAATTTTAGCTCCGCATGATCCACTTGAGATGAAAGTGGAAAATAGATTACAAGCACCTAGTACCTCCTATTGGTTCGGAACGGATGAGTTTGGACGTGATCTCTTGAGTCGCGTAATCTATGGAAGCCAGACCTCCATGATTGTTGGTTTTACCGTTGTCATGATTACTTCGGTTTGTGGACTTGTAATGGGCTTGTATTCAGCTTATTACCGACGTTTGGATAATGTGCTGATGCGGATTAATGATGGTCTAATGGCTTTTCCAGCCATTCTTCTCGCGATCGCCATCATGGCTGCCTTGGGACCAAGATTGGAGAATGTGATCATAGCCTTAAGTATTGTTTATACACCTACTGTGGCTCGAACGATTCGTTCTGCAGCTATTGTTGTACGCGAGCTTAGTTATATTGAGGCCATTCGAGCGTTAGGCGGAAAGTCTTGGCGCATTATCTGGCTACATATGGCACCAAATTGTCTTTCACCGTTAATAGTGCAGGCAAGCTTTATCTTTGCTTATGCTGTCATTATTGAAGCATCACTTAGCTTTTTAGGTGCGGGGACGCCGCCGCCTTCTCCAAGCTGGGGAAATATTATCAGCGATGGCAAAATCTTATTAAGGCAGGCTTGGTGGATGACCGCTTTTCCTGGAATAGCTATCATGATTACGGTTTTGGGATTAAATTTACTGGGGGATGGACTGCGTGATTTGCTAGACCCTCATACAAGTAAAGCCAAATGA